A stretch of Spirosoma oryzicola DNA encodes these proteins:
- a CDS encoding D-2-hydroxyacid dehydrogenase gives MQLFVNTTLNDTLKTTLRQQLPGDITPVFRHDLPADQQQDAFKAANIVLGNPPPAWFAEPLTNLQFWQLDSAGFDGYRDAQVNAQIANMGDYFAWPCAETMVAGILAFYRRIPELVTLQNQSQWVGAPIRERTGLLRDKRVIILGTGTIGQAVRQMLTGFFCQTKMLARTDPQADLHSVDELKAALPETDIVVNCLPGTARGFFSAELIAAMHPNSIYANVGRGTTTDETALIDALQSGQIGGAVLDVTATEPLPADSPLWTLPNVLLTQHTGGGQPNEDDGKVLQFVRNLDRFRAGEPLENAVELGRGY, from the coding sequence ATGCAACTATTTGTCAATACCACGCTCAACGACACGTTAAAGACAACGCTCCGCCAGCAACTGCCCGGCGATATAACGCCTGTCTTTCGCCATGACTTACCGGCTGATCAACAACAGGACGCCTTCAAAGCCGCCAATATCGTACTAGGAAACCCGCCCCCTGCCTGGTTTGCTGAGCCGCTGACTAATCTGCAATTCTGGCAATTGGATTCGGCGGGATTCGATGGTTACCGCGACGCACAGGTAAACGCCCAGATCGCAAACATGGGTGATTACTTTGCCTGGCCCTGCGCCGAAACGATGGTCGCCGGAATTCTGGCGTTCTACCGGCGCATTCCTGAACTGGTGACCTTGCAAAACCAGAGCCAGTGGGTTGGTGCACCGATTCGGGAACGAACGGGTTTGCTACGCGACAAGCGCGTGATTATCCTGGGCACGGGAACCATCGGTCAGGCGGTACGCCAAATGCTGACGGGCTTCTTCTGCCAAACAAAAATGCTGGCTCGTACGGATCCACAGGCCGATTTGCACTCGGTTGATGAGCTGAAAGCCGCCTTGCCGGAGACGGATATTGTAGTCAACTGTCTGCCCGGTACGGCCAGGGGTTTTTTCTCGGCTGAACTGATTGCCGCTATGCACCCCAACAGCATTTATGCCAACGTTGGACGAGGTACGACAACCGACGAAACGGCATTGATCGACGCGTTGCAATCCGGTCAGATTGGGGGTGCTGTTCTCGACGTGACCGCCACGGAACCGCTGCCCGCCGATAGCCCGCTCTGGACGTTACCAAATGTGCTATTGACGCAACATACGGGCGGTGGACAGCCCAACGAAGACGACGGGAAAGTGCTCCAGTTCGTGCGAAATCTTGATCGGTTCCGAGCTGGTGAACCGCTGGAAAATGCCGTCGAACTGGGCCGGGGATACTAG
- a CDS encoding acetylxylan esterase produces MKRLLLVLCLFRCLDLVAQPSERFVKIVVSPDHADWQYKIGEPVRFTISVYRNNVLLKGAKLRYEIGPEKMEPTKKETVTLRDGTLALDGGTMRTGGFLRCIATVEVDGKEYRGLTTAGFDPQTIKPTVENPADFRAFWDKAKADLAAVPVDARMTLLPERCTERTNVYHLNLQNINNSRFYGILCVPKKEGKYPAILRVPGAGVRPYNGMIAEADKGFITLEVGIHGVPVTMEPVVYENLSRGPLNGYPAANLDDRDRYYYKRVYLGCVRAVDFLTSLPQYDGQNLAVTGGSQGGALSIVTAGLDSRIKRLAAFYPALCDVTGYLHGRAGGWPHLFTGNDLAYNNKPDRIKTTGYYDVVNFARLVNVPGRYAWGFNDETCPPTSMYAAYNVIPGPKTLDIESLDPGHWTYPEQTERMTNWLLAQLKGEK; encoded by the coding sequence ATGAAACGACTACTCCTTGTCCTTTGTCTTTTTCGTTGTCTTGATCTCGTTGCTCAACCGTCTGAGCGGTTTGTAAAAATCGTTGTCTCTCCCGATCACGCCGACTGGCAGTATAAGATCGGGGAACCCGTCAGGTTTACCATATCGGTCTACCGAAACAATGTCCTGCTGAAAGGAGCGAAGCTTCGCTACGAGATTGGCCCCGAGAAGATGGAGCCCACCAAAAAGGAAACCGTTACCCTGCGGGACGGAACCTTGGCGCTGGATGGGGGGACGATGCGAACGGGCGGTTTTCTGCGGTGCATCGCTACGGTTGAGGTTGACGGGAAAGAGTATCGCGGCCTGACAACGGCTGGCTTTGACCCGCAGACCATCAAACCTACGGTCGAAAATCCCGCCGATTTCCGGGCGTTCTGGGATAAGGCCAAGGCCGATCTGGCGGCTGTTCCGGTTGATGCCCGCATGACCCTGCTGCCGGAGCGGTGTACGGAACGGACAAACGTGTATCACCTGAATCTACAGAATATCAACAATTCGCGCTTTTACGGTATTCTGTGCGTCCCGAAAAAAGAAGGAAAGTATCCCGCCATTTTGCGCGTTCCCGGCGCGGGGGTTCGTCCGTACAATGGCATGATCGCCGAAGCCGATAAAGGGTTTATAACCCTCGAAGTAGGCATTCACGGGGTGCCGGTTACGATGGAGCCGGTTGTGTACGAAAACCTCAGCCGGGGGCCGCTCAATGGTTACCCAGCCGCTAATCTGGACGACCGGGACCGGTATTACTACAAGCGTGTCTACCTGGGCTGCGTACGGGCGGTGGATTTTCTGACGAGTTTACCTCAGTACGACGGTCAGAATCTGGCCGTTACGGGTGGTAGTCAGGGGGGCGCTTTGTCCATTGTGACGGCGGGGCTCGATTCGCGCATCAAACGGCTGGCCGCTTTTTATCCGGCGTTGTGCGACGTAACCGGGTATCTGCACGGGCGAGCCGGTGGCTGGCCGCATCTGTTTACGGGGAACGATCTGGCCTACAACAACAAACCGGATCGCATCAAAACGACGGGCTACTACGATGTTGTCAATTTCGCCCGACTTGTCAACGTGCCCGGTCGGTACGCGTGGGGATTCAACGACGAAACCTGCCCGCCAACGTCCATGTACGCGGCTTACAATGTCATTCCCGGCCCCAAGACGCTGGACATTGAATCGCTTGATCCGGGACACTGGACCTATCCGGAACAGACCGAACGAATGACCAATTGGCTGTTAGCTCAGCTAAAAGGAGAAAAGTAG
- a CDS encoding glycoside hydrolase family 78 protein, whose amino-acid sequence MKPSLFLLTSLLLTRTALAQLTPGELTCEHRTNPLGIAETKPRLSWKLSGKGRNLHQTAYQIQAATTPTFAGKSQVWNSQKVASDESVLRPYSGPALTSGQRVYWRVKVWDGSGKEGSWSSPAYWEMGLLQPADWQKAKWVELPVSANPKAAGPVAMLRKPFSINKKVASARAYATAHGLYELHLNGQRVGEDLLTPGWTVYPKRLQYQVYDITDQLKSGANVIGAMLGEGWYKGALGYEDNSAFYGNNTALLAQLVIQYTDGTTDVIGTDGSWQASTDGPIRKSELYNGEIYDARMERAGWDTPNFTGTNWSAVQVANYPTHTLVSTVSQPVRRQETIKPIRIFKTPSGTLVADFGQNMTGWVRLNVSGPAGTTIKIRHAEVLDKQGEFYTTNLRRAKQELHYTLKGNGTEVYEPRFTFMGFRYVAVDGFPGDLKPDNLAGVVIHTDMPQTGQFDCSNPLVNQLQHNIQWGQKGNFVDVPTDCPQRDERLGWTGDAQAFCRTAGFNRDVAALFTRWLADVAADQRADGAVPFVVPDILNPLGKDAATSAGWGDVATIAPWTIYQLYGDQRILETQYPSMKAYVEYIHKKAGDRYIWKGGSVFGDWLFYKPHMYSHAEPDGYTNNDMIATAFYAYSTDLLRQAATVLGKTDDARQYADLFNKIKATFQREYITPTGRIASDSQTAYVLALMFNLLPDELRPLAAQHLVDDIKSRKNHLSTGFLGTPYLCQVLSDNGFTDVGYDLLLQESFPSWLYPVKMGATTIWERWDGIRPDSTFQDAGMNSFNHYAYGAIGDWMYRVVSGIEIGKPGYKHVLIQPQPTDRLTYAKSSLKSSYGDIKSGWERKNGQMIVRVSVPTNTTATIRLPKADASRVTEGGKALAQGANFRNIKAGQNDLTLEVGSGDYEFSYPTN is encoded by the coding sequence ATGAAACCCTCCTTATTTCTGCTGACGAGTCTGCTGCTGACCCGGACGGCATTGGCCCAGCTCACGCCCGGCGAGCTGACCTGCGAACACCGTACCAACCCGCTGGGTATTGCCGAAACCAAGCCCCGACTGAGCTGGAAATTGTCCGGCAAAGGCCGTAACCTCCACCAGACCGCTTACCAGATTCAGGCAGCCACCACGCCAACGTTTGCGGGTAAAAGTCAGGTCTGGAATTCCCAAAAAGTAGCCTCCGATGAATCGGTGCTCCGCCCATATTCGGGGCCAGCGCTCACATCGGGCCAGCGGGTCTACTGGCGGGTCAAGGTTTGGGATGGCTCCGGTAAAGAAGGGTCGTGGAGCAGTCCGGCGTACTGGGAAATGGGCCTGCTGCAACCCGCTGACTGGCAAAAGGCGAAGTGGGTTGAACTGCCGGTCAGTGCCAATCCTAAAGCAGCGGGTCCGGTAGCGATGTTGCGGAAACCCTTTTCGATCAACAAAAAAGTGGCGTCGGCACGGGCGTACGCTACGGCGCATGGTTTATACGAATTGCACCTGAACGGCCAGCGCGTCGGCGAAGATCTGCTCACACCGGGCTGGACGGTTTACCCGAAACGGCTTCAGTACCAAGTGTACGACATAACCGACCAACTGAAATCGGGGGCGAATGTCATCGGCGCGATGCTGGGCGAAGGCTGGTACAAAGGCGCTCTCGGCTATGAAGACAATTCGGCGTTTTACGGGAACAACACCGCGTTACTGGCCCAACTGGTGATCCAATACACCGATGGAACAACCGACGTGATTGGTACGGACGGTAGCTGGCAAGCCAGCACGGATGGCCCCATTCGCAAGTCGGAACTGTACAACGGCGAGATTTACGACGCCCGGATGGAGCGGGCCGGTTGGGATACGCCCAACTTTACGGGTACCAACTGGTCGGCGGTTCAGGTAGCCAACTATCCGACCCATACGCTTGTTTCAACCGTCAGTCAGCCGGTACGTCGGCAAGAGACGATCAAGCCGATCCGTATTTTCAAAACGCCATCGGGAACACTCGTCGCCGATTTCGGTCAGAACATGACGGGTTGGGTTCGACTAAACGTAAGCGGCCCGGCGGGTACGACCATCAAGATTCGTCATGCCGAAGTACTGGACAAACAAGGCGAATTTTACACGACCAACCTGCGCAGAGCGAAACAGGAACTGCATTACACGCTGAAAGGCAACGGCACAGAAGTTTATGAGCCTCGGTTTACGTTTATGGGCTTTCGGTACGTCGCCGTTGACGGTTTCCCCGGCGATCTTAAACCGGACAATCTGGCGGGTGTTGTGATTCATACCGACATGCCGCAGACGGGTCAGTTCGACTGTTCAAATCCGCTCGTCAACCAGTTGCAGCACAACATCCAGTGGGGGCAAAAAGGAAACTTCGTAGACGTACCGACCGACTGTCCGCAACGCGACGAACGGCTCGGCTGGACCGGCGACGCGCAGGCCTTCTGCCGGACCGCTGGCTTTAACCGCGATGTGGCAGCTCTCTTCACGCGCTGGCTGGCCGACGTTGCCGCCGACCAACGGGCGGACGGAGCCGTACCGTTCGTCGTTCCCGATATTCTGAATCCCCTTGGCAAAGACGCAGCGACGTCGGCGGGCTGGGGCGATGTCGCCACGATTGCCCCCTGGACCATCTATCAACTGTATGGCGACCAGCGCATTCTCGAAACGCAGTACCCAAGTATGAAAGCGTACGTCGAGTACATTCACAAGAAAGCCGGAGATCGCTACATCTGGAAAGGCGGCAGCGTTTTCGGCGACTGGCTGTTCTACAAGCCGCACATGTACAGCCACGCCGAACCTGATGGCTACACCAACAACGACATGATTGCGACGGCGTTCTACGCGTACTCGACGGACCTTTTACGACAAGCCGCTACCGTACTGGGCAAAACGGACGACGCCCGACAGTACGCGGACTTGTTCAACAAAATCAAGGCGACGTTCCAGCGTGAATACATCACCCCGACCGGACGAATTGCTTCGGATTCACAAACGGCGTACGTGCTGGCCCTGATGTTCAATCTACTCCCCGACGAACTTCGTCCGCTGGCGGCCCAGCACCTGGTCGATGACATTAAGAGCCGCAAAAATCACCTGTCGACGGGTTTCCTTGGCACGCCTTACCTGTGTCAGGTGCTCTCCGACAACGGATTTACGGATGTAGGATATGATCTGCTGCTGCAAGAATCTTTCCCGTCGTGGTTGTACCCCGTCAAGATGGGGGCAACAACGATCTGGGAGCGCTGGGATGGTATTCGTCCCGACAGTACCTTCCAGGATGCGGGCATGAACTCGTTCAACCACTATGCGTACGGGGCCATTGGCGATTGGATGTACCGGGTCGTGAGCGGCATCGAAATTGGCAAGCCGGGCTACAAACATGTGCTGATTCAGCCTCAGCCGACCGACCGGTTGACGTACGCCAAATCGTCGCTGAAGAGTTCGTACGGTGATATCAAATCGGGCTGGGAGCGCAAAAACGGGCAGATGATCGTCCGGGTGAG
- the rsmI gene encoding 16S rRNA (cytidine(1402)-2'-O)-methyltransferase has translation MKLYLVPTPIGNLDDITLRAIKVLQQADAILAEDTRTSGVLLRHLNISKPLHSYHIFNEHQTVQRLVNQLKEGKTLALVSDAGTPGISDPGFLLVRECIKNDIPVECLPGPTAFVPALVNSGLPNDRFTFEGFLPHKKGRQTRLTELAEEERTMVFYESPHRLLKTLQQFADVFGADRPASVSRELTKVFEENQRGPLSELIAYFAQKTIKGEIVICVQGREPKKSGRRSDQREGREIDNDDEDE, from the coding sequence ATGAAACTGTACCTCGTACCGACGCCCATCGGTAACCTCGACGATATTACGCTTCGGGCCATCAAAGTCCTGCAACAGGCCGACGCCATTCTGGCCGAAGATACCCGTACCTCGGGTGTACTACTGCGTCACCTGAACATTAGCAAGCCCCTGCATAGTTACCACATTTTCAACGAACACCAGACCGTACAGCGACTGGTGAATCAGTTGAAGGAAGGAAAAACCCTGGCGCTGGTATCTGATGCCGGAACGCCGGGTATCTCGGACCCTGGATTTTTGCTGGTACGGGAGTGCATCAAAAATGACATTCCGGTCGAATGCCTGCCGGGGCCAACGGCTTTCGTTCCGGCGCTGGTCAATTCGGGTCTGCCCAACGACCGCTTTACGTTCGAAGGGTTTTTGCCCCACAAAAAAGGACGGCAAACGCGGTTGACTGAGCTGGCGGAGGAAGAGCGGACGATGGTGTTTTACGAGTCGCCCCACCGCTTGTTGAAAACCTTACAGCAGTTTGCGGACGTGTTTGGCGCGGACCGTCCGGCCAGCGTATCGCGTGAGCTGACGAAGGTATTTGAAGAAAATCAGCGCGGGCCTTTGTCCGAACTAATTGCGTATTTTGCCCAAAAAACCATAAAAGGTGAGATTGTTATCTGCGTACAGGGAAGAGAGCCTAAAAAATCGGGCCGGCGTTCGGATCAGCGGGAAGGAAGAGAAATCGACAATGACGACGAAGATGAATAA
- a CDS encoding cellulase family glycosylhydrolase: MQRPSLRFSRFLFLLLIGHMSWFSAIAQRWTAQQANDWYKTQPFLVGANFIPSTAINQLEMWQAESFDPATIDRELGYAESIGMNVMRVFLHNLVWEQDADGYKKRIDQFLQIADKHHIKIMFVLFDSCWNDEPKLGKQPDPVVGKHNSGWVRGPGTKRLFDSRTWEGLEQYTKGVLSAFANDKRVVAWDLFNEPTNSGYNDAVLPLLTKTFVWAQAVRPSQPITVGSWHDHPLSNDLMYAQSDIISFHNYAEAPKLEAQILDLQKQGRPLICTEYMARTRNSTFETCLPVFKKYKVGAINWGLVKGKTNTIYAWDAPMPNGEEPKVWFHDVFRPDGSVFNPKETAVIKQLTTGK; encoded by the coding sequence ATGCAACGTCCGTCATTGCGGTTTTCCCGGTTTCTTTTTCTGCTGCTGATCGGCCACATGAGCTGGTTTTCAGCTATTGCTCAACGCTGGACAGCCCAGCAGGCTAACGATTGGTACAAGACGCAGCCATTCCTGGTTGGCGCTAATTTTATTCCGAGCACCGCCATCAATCAATTGGAAATGTGGCAGGCTGAATCGTTCGATCCGGCTACCATCGACCGTGAACTGGGCTACGCCGAAAGCATCGGCATGAATGTTATGCGGGTATTTCTGCACAATCTGGTCTGGGAGCAGGACGCCGATGGATACAAAAAGCGCATCGATCAATTTTTGCAGATTGCCGATAAGCACCACATCAAAATCATGTTTGTGCTGTTCGACTCCTGCTGGAACGACGAGCCTAAACTCGGCAAACAGCCCGATCCGGTTGTCGGCAAGCACAATTCGGGTTGGGTGCGTGGTCCCGGTACCAAACGGCTGTTCGATTCACGGACGTGGGAAGGATTAGAACAGTATACCAAGGGCGTCCTTTCGGCTTTCGCCAATGACAAGCGGGTTGTCGCCTGGGATTTGTTCAATGAACCAACCAACAGCGGCTACAACGATGCCGTGTTGCCCTTGTTGACCAAAACGTTTGTCTGGGCGCAGGCCGTTCGTCCGTCGCAGCCCATTACGGTCGGTAGCTGGCACGACCATCCCCTATCAAACGACCTTATGTACGCCCAGTCGGACATCATCAGCTTTCACAACTACGCCGAAGCGCCCAAGCTGGAAGCGCAAATTCTTGACTTGCAGAAGCAAGGCCGCCCGCTTATCTGCACCGAATACATGGCCCGTACGCGCAACAGCACCTTTGAAACCTGCCTGCCCGTCTTCAAAAAGTATAAAGTGGGAGCCATCAACTGGGGCTTGGTCAAAGGCAAAACAAACACGATCTACGCCTGGGATGCCCCCATGCCCAATGGTGAAGAACCAAAAGTCTGGTTTCACGACGTGTTCCGCCCCGACGGTTCTGTTTTCAACCCGAAGGAAACGGCAGTCATCAAGCAGCTAACCACCGGTAAATAA
- a CDS encoding DUF4105 domain-containing protein — protein sequence MNKLVEKSRGRVPRVAWLCGLLTGLLLLTHQASVAQVPTLSPASRVSLVTYGPGDDDISSAFGHTEIRIVDPALGLDRNYSYGGFDYRTDSFIIKFLRGTLPYLLDVHNLYQVMFYYQQTNRSIREQQLNLSTTQQQRLLAALEKNYLPENRQYQYQFYYDNCATRPRDMIAEACGDSLTIPSRSRMTGKSYRDLMNDYLNEKPWYQLGMNLAIGHPADEQTDGWHAMYLPNQVYDQFAHATLVRANGQTVPLVQGEQTIFAAQKLFRQQLPFLLDPDVVFTIFGVVIALFTIRRYRTAGKVDRWLDRLLFGTVGFLGWFLLTLWLIRDDGVTAWNPTLLYLMPFHLPLIYWATSAKATARRRTTYFTVTSILIVLGIFLSNIPGGFDVIFPLTLLIRCIVNIQRVRRGYETPARVA from the coding sequence ATGAATAAGCTAGTCGAGAAAAGTAGGGGGAGGGTACCGCGTGTAGCGTGGCTTTGCGGCTTGCTGACGGGTCTTTTATTGCTGACCCATCAGGCTTCGGTCGCGCAGGTACCTACGTTGTCGCCCGCTTCGCGCGTGAGCCTGGTTACCTACGGACCGGGGGATGACGACATTTCATCGGCCTTCGGGCATACCGAGATCCGAATCGTTGACCCGGCGCTTGGTCTTGACCGGAATTACAGCTACGGTGGCTTCGACTATCGGACGGACTCATTCATCATCAAGTTTCTGCGGGGTACCTTGCCGTACCTGCTGGATGTTCATAATCTGTACCAGGTGATGTTCTATTACCAGCAGACCAACCGGAGCATTCGCGAACAGCAGCTTAATCTGTCGACCACGCAGCAGCAACGGTTGCTGGCCGCGCTGGAGAAAAATTATCTACCCGAAAATCGGCAATACCAGTACCAGTTTTATTACGACAACTGCGCCACCCGGCCCCGCGATATGATTGCCGAAGCCTGTGGCGATAGCCTGACAATCCCATCGCGGTCGCGCATGACGGGTAAATCGTACCGCGACCTGATGAACGATTACCTGAACGAAAAGCCCTGGTATCAATTAGGCATGAACCTCGCCATTGGGCATCCCGCCGATGAGCAGACCGATGGCTGGCACGCCATGTACCTGCCCAATCAGGTGTACGACCAGTTTGCGCACGCAACGCTGGTTCGGGCGAACGGTCAGACGGTGCCGTTGGTACAGGGAGAGCAAACGATTTTTGCCGCGCAGAAGCTGTTCCGGCAGCAGCTCCCTTTTCTCCTGGACCCCGATGTAGTCTTTACTATTTTCGGCGTTGTTATCGCTTTGTTTACGATCCGGCGGTATAGGACGGCCGGGAAAGTTGATCGCTGGCTTGACCGGCTGCTGTTCGGGACAGTAGGCTTTCTCGGCTGGTTTCTGCTTACCCTATGGCTGATTCGTGATGACGGCGTAACGGCCTGGAACCCAACATTGCTGTACCTGATGCCTTTTCACCTCCCGCTGATCTACTGGGCGACAAGCGCAAAAGCTACCGCCCGACGTCGGACAACGTATTTCACCGTTACGTCTATTCTAATCGTACTGGGCATCTTCCTGTCTAACATACCGGGTGGGTTCGATGTGATTTTTCCATTAACGCTGCTTATTCGCTGTATCGTCAACATACAGCGGGTTCGGCGGGGCTACGAGACGCCCGCGCGGGTGGCCTGA